Below is a genomic region from Isosphaeraceae bacterium EP7.
TGGTGCTCGCCCTCGTCTCGCTCGACCTGGTCCGCAACCTCTACGAGTTCCGCGGCGACACCCCAGCCTCGGGCCTGATCCGCAGCCTCGCCGGCCTGGTCGGCTGACCTTGGCCCGTTCGACCGTTCGATGATCCTCGATGCCGGGCCGGACGCATCGCCGTCCGGCCCGGTCGCATCCTCCACTCAACGCCGGTCATCGTCCCGAAAGGAGTCGGAACGCATGGGACCCCGCACGATCCCCGGCCCCTCGCGAATCAGGCCGGCCCTGGCCGTCGCGCTCGCCCTCGTCACTGCGGCGATGCCGGGCTGCGGCATGGTCCCGCGCACCCGCCTGGCCGATTGCGCCAAGCTGAGCCAGAGCCTCCAGGCCGACAACTCCCAGTTGAAGGACCAGGTCGTCAAGCTGCGCGCCGAGAACCAGGAATTCGCCCAGCGCGCCGTCGACGACTCGGGCCAGATCCGCCGCCTCTCCGCCGAGAACAACCGGATGGAGCGCAGCATCGCCGCCTATCAGGATGACCGCGAGCGCCTGAACACCGCCTTCCAGGACGTGAAGGAAAAGGTCCATCAGGCGGCCCTGCTCGACGACGCGGGGATGGGGCGGAAGTGATCGGGACACTGATCCGGTCCGCTGCCATGATAGGCGTCATGGTCTGATTTGACATCTGTTGATGCGGGTGTAGGTTCTTTCCGGGGCACCCCGGAAAATTGTCCGGGAGATGCCATCGACCCGGGCCGGAGGCTCGGCGGATCCTCTCCAGTCGGGCTGCCCCGAGGGCTCGCCCGATTTGCTCCCGGGAGGCGAAGATGCTCTCCAGCTTCCGTGATCCGTCCGCGCGGACGGCTAGCCGATCCGCGCGCCTGGCCCGCCGCCCTGGCGTCGAGCGATTCGAGGCCCGCGCCTTGATGGCGACGCTCTCGGTGACCAATGTCACCGATTCCGGTGCGGGCTCGCTCCGCCAGGCGATTCTCGATTCCAACGCCGCCGCGGGCGCCGACACGATTGCCTTCAGCATCGGCTCGGGGCGGCAGACGATCATCCCGGCCTCGCCCCTGCCGCAGGTCACCGACACCGTCGCGATCGACGCGACCACCCAGCCCGGATATGCGGGCACGCCGCTGATCGAGCTGAACGGTTCGAGCATCTTCTATCCGCCGACCGACCCGCCCTCGGCAAGCCCCGTCCCCATTCCCGGCGTGCACGGCCTGGTCATCAGCGCCGGCGGGAGCGTCGTGCGTGGGCTGGTGATCAACCGGTTCACCGGGAGCGGGATCGTCCTGACCGGGAGCGGCCAGAGCCAGATCGCGGCCAACTACATCGGCACCGACGCCGCCGGCGACTTGCCGCTGGGCAACGGGATGGACGGCGTGCTCGTGCTCGACTCCCGCAACAACCTCATCGGCGGGACGTCCGCGGCCGACGGCAACCTCATCTCGGGTAACTCCGGCAACGGCATCCAGCTCACCGCGTCCGGCTTCAGGGGTCTCTCGGCCAACAACAGGGTCCTCGGCAACCGGATCGGCACCGACGCCTCCGGCACGTTCGACATCGGCAACTCCGGCTATGGCGTGGTCGCTTCCACGGGCGGCAATGCGATCGGGGCGGTCACGCCGGCGGGTGCCGGCAACGTCATCGCCTTCAACGGCGGCGGCGGCGTCCTGCTCGGTGCGTTCTACCTGCCGTTCGGGCAGCAGGTGCGTAACTCGGTCCTGTCCAACTCGATCTACAGCAACGCGTTGCAGGGAATTACCGTCAGCTACGGGGCGGAGGTTTCCGTCTTCGGCGCCTCGCTGACCTCGGCCTTCCCGCTCGCGGGCGGCGGGACGATCGTCCAGGGGTACTTCAGCGGATCGCCCGAGACGGCCTACCTGATCCAGATCTTCGCCAATGCCTTCGGCGACCCGTCCGGTGCGGGGGAAGGCCAGACCCTCGTCGGCTCGACGACGGTGACCACCGACTCCGACGGCCAAGCGAATTTCGAGGCCGGGGTGCCCGCCACGCTCGCCCTGAACCAGGTTCTGAGCGCGACGGCGACCGACCCGAACAGCAACACGTCGGGCTTCTTCCGCAACACCCGCGTCGCGGCCACCGCCGAGGCCGACCTGGTCCTCGTCCAGCACGCCTCGCCCGCGCCGGTCCTGTCGGGCGACAAGCTGACCTACCAGGTGACGGTCACGAACAGGGGGCCTTCGACGGCAACCGGCGTGACCATCAAGGGGTTGCTGCCCGCCAACGCCGTCTTCATCTCGGCCAAGACCGACCAGGGGACCGTCAGCCGCGACCAGCGAGCCCTCAACGTCGCGGTCGGCACGCTCTACTCGGGAGAGAGCGTGACCCTCACCGTGGTCGTCACCCCGACCACGGGGGTGGTGGCCTCCAGCGCGTTCGAGGCGAGTGCCGATCAGGAGGATCCGACGCCCGACGACAACACGTCGTCCATCGAAGTCGGGATCACGCCCGATCTGGTCCCCCCCACGGTTCAGGGCGTTCGGCTGCGTGTCGGCCTCCGCTCGATCAACGCCATCGTGCTGACCTTCAGCAAGCCCCTCGACCCGATCCAGGCCGTGAACCCGATCAACTTCGCGCTCCAGCTGGTTCGCGGTGGCCAGTCCAGCAACAACCCACACGGGACCCCCGTCGCCCTGGGGGCACCGGTCTACGATCCGTCGGCCCAGACCATCACGCTGACCCCGACGAAGCCC
It encodes:
- a CDS encoding Ig-like domain-containing protein, with amino-acid sequence MLSSFRDPSARTASRSARLARRPGVERFEARALMATLSVTNVTDSGAGSLRQAILDSNAAAGADTIAFSIGSGRQTIIPASPLPQVTDTVAIDATTQPGYAGTPLIELNGSSIFYPPTDPPSASPVPIPGVHGLVISAGGSVVRGLVINRFTGSGIVLTGSGQSQIAANYIGTDAAGDLPLGNGMDGVLVLDSRNNLIGGTSAADGNLISGNSGNGIQLTASGFRGLSANNRVLGNRIGTDASGTFDIGNSGYGVVASTGGNAIGAVTPAGAGNVIAFNGGGGVLLGAFYLPFGQQVRNSVLSNSIYSNALQGITVSYGAEVSVFGASLTSAFPLAGGGTIVQGYFSGSPETAYLIQIFANAFGDPSGAGEGQTLVGSTTVTTDSDGQANFEAGVPATLALNQVLSATATDPNSNTSGFFRNTRVAATAEADLVLVQHASPAPVLSGDKLTYQVTVTNRGPSTATGVTIKGLLPANAVFISAKTDQGTVSRDQRALNVAVGTLYSGESVTLTVVVTPTTGVVASSAFEASADQEDPTPDDNTSSIEVGITPDLVPPTVQGVRLRVGLRSINAIVLTFSKPLDPIQAVNPINFALQLVRGGQSSNNPHGTPVALGAPVYDPSAQTITLTPTKPLSLGKFYRLTLNGVGSAGITDLAGNLLVGNNNSVAGGSYVIDVSRGAATPHPTHVVKTPTRKPANVRLVESLVGRRVFSGPAGSVVPSSYTNFSNSFSS